The Setaria italica strain Yugu1 chromosome IX, Setaria_italica_v2.0, whole genome shotgun sequence genome has a window encoding:
- the LOC101786443 gene encoding UDP-xylose transporter 1, whose protein sequence is MSDGAGSRMGVVGALSLSVTSSVAIVICNKYLISTLGFFFATTLTSWHLMVTFFTLYVAQRLRFFEPKPIDTRTVISFGLLNGISIGLLNLCLGFNSVGFYQMTKLAIIPFTIVLETIFLNKKFSQSIKASLMVLLLGVGIASVTDLQLNLLGSIIAVLTIAATCVGQILTNQIQRRLKVSSTQLLYQSSPYQSAVLLVTGPFVDKFLTKRDVFAFNYTVQVVAFIALSCSIAVCVNFSTFLVIGTTSPVTYQVLGHLKTCLVLSFGYIILKDPFSVRNVAGILVAIFGMGLYSYYSVAESRKKTEAAVSLPVAAQMIEKDSAPLLGAKGSPRTENKNEDSFDYMPRTAKSAFTGR, encoded by the exons ATGTCGGACGGCGCGGGCTCCCGGATGGGCGTCGTCGGCGCGCTGAGCCTATCGGTCACCTCGTCCGTGGCCATCGTCATCTGCAACAAGTACCTCATCAGCACCCTCGGCTTCTTCTTCG CGACAACACTGACGAGCTGGCACCTGATGGTCACCTTCTTCACACTGTATGTCGCACAGCGGCTGCGCTTCTTTGAGCCAAAGCCTATTGACACGCGGACCGTCATCTCATTTGGATTGCTCAATGGCATCTCCATCGGCCTCCTCAACCTCTGCCTCGGATTCAACTCTGTTGGTTTTTACCAG ATGACCAAGCTGGCCATCATACCCTTCACCATAGTCTTGGAAACCATCTTTCTGAACAAGAAGTTCAG CCAGAGCATCAAGGCCTCCCTCATGGTCCTGCTCCTGGGAGTCGGCATCGCGTCGGTCACCGATCTCCAGCTCAATCTCCTTGGCTCCATCATCGCCGTGCTCACCATCGCGGCGACATGCGTCGGACAGATT CTGACCAACCAAATCCAGAGGAGGCTGAAGGTGTCCTCGACGCAGCTGCTGTACCAGTCGTCGCCGTACCAGTCCGCCGTGCTGCTGGTCACCGGCCCGTTCGTCGACAAGTTCCTGACCAAGCGCGACGTCTTCGCCTTCAACTACACCGTCCAAGTCGTG GCGTTCATCGCGCTGTCTTGCTCGATCGCGGTGTGCGTGAACTTCAGCACGTTCCTGGTGATCGGCACGACGTCCCCCGTGACGTACCAGGTGCTGGGCCACCTCAAGACGTGCCTGGTGCTCTCCTTCGGCTACATCATCCTCAAGGACCCTTTCAGCGTCCGCAACGTGGCCGGCATCCTCGTCGCCATCTTCGGCATGGGCCTCTACTCCTACTACTCGGTCGCCGAGAGCCGGAAGAAGACCGAGGCCGCCGTCTCGCTTCCGGTCGCCGCGCAG ATGATTGAGAAGGACTCGGCGCCGCTCCTTGGCGCCAAGGGCTCGCCACGGACGGAGAACAAGAACGAGGATAGCTTCGACTACATGCCGAGGACGGCGAAGAGCGCGTTTACCGGCCGGTGA